One Scyliorhinus canicula chromosome 12, sScyCan1.1, whole genome shotgun sequence genomic region harbors:
- the LOC119975240 gene encoding uncharacterized protein LOC119975240 has protein sequence MGGLIDIWGIEEVRGYCRMGGLIDIWGIEEVRGYCRIGRLIDIWGIEEVRGYCRMGGLIDIWGLERVSGYCRMGGLIDIWGIERVSGYFRMGGLINIWGIEEVRRYCRMGGLIDIWGIEGVRGYCRMGRVIDVWGIEEVRGNCRMGGLIDIWGIEEARGYCRMGGLIDIWGIEGVRGYCRMGGLIDIWGIEGVRGYCRMGGLIGVWGIEGVRGYCRMGGLIDIWGIEEVRGYCRMGGLIDIWGIEEVRGYCRMGGLIDIWGIEEVRGYCRMGGLIDFWSIERIQADRRMVRIIDFGVVSGYEGTAEWLG, from the exons ATGGGTGGGTTGatagatatttggggtattgaggAGGTAAGAGGTTACTGCAGAATGGGCGGGTTGatagatatttggggtattgaggAGGTAAGAGGTTACTGCAGAATCGGCAGGTTGatagatatttggggtattgaggAGGTAAGGGGTTACTGCAGAATGGGTGGGCTGATAGATATTTGGGGTCTTGAGAGGGTATCGGGTTACTGCAGAATGGGTGGGTTGatagatatttggggtattgagAGGGTATCGGGTTACTTCAGAATGGGTGGGTTGATAaatatttggggtattgaggAGGTAAGGCGTTACTGCAGAATGGGCGGGCTGatagatatttggggtattgaggGGGTAAGGGGTTACTGCAGAATGGGCAGGGTGATAGATGTTTGGGGTATTGAGGAGGTAAGGGGTAACTGCAGAATGGGCGGGCTGatagatatttggggtattgaggAGGCAAGGGGTTACTGCAGAATGGGTGGGCTGatagatatttggggtattgaggGGGTAAGGGGTTACTGTAGAATGGGCGGGCTGATtgatatttggggtattgaggGGGTAAGGGGTTACTGTAGAATGGGCGGGCTGATAGGTGTTTGGGGTATTGAGGGGGTAAGGGGTTACTGCAGAATGGGCGGGTTGatagatatttggggtattgaggAG GTAAGAGGTTACTGCAGAATGGGCGGGTTGatagatatttggggtattgaggAGGTAAGAGGTTACTGCAGAATGGGCGGGTTGatagatatttggggtattgaggAGGTAAGGGGTTACTGCAGAATGGGCgggttgatagatttttggagtATTGAGAGGATACAGGCTGACCGCAGAATGGTGAGAATAATAGATTTTGGGGTTGTGAGTGGGTATGAGGGTACTGCAGAATGGTTAGGTTGA